DNA sequence from the Euzebyales bacterium genome:
GCGTGGTCCGCGGGCGAGGCGACCGTCACGTGCATGCCGGCCAGTGCGCCGGCGCGCAGCAGCGAGTGCGCGACGTTGTTGCCGTCCCCGACGTAGGCGAGGCGGACACCTGCCAGCGCCCCCAGACGGGCGCGGACCGTCTGGAGATCCGCGAGAACCTGGCACGGGTGGCTGTGGTCGCTCAGCGCATTGACCACGGGCACCGTGCTGTACCCGGCGAGCTCCTCTAGCCGCTGCTGGGCGAACGTGCGCACCACCAGGCCGTGGACGTAACGCGACAGCACCCGAGCGGTGTCCCCGACGGTCTCGCCGCGGCCCAGCTGCAGGTCGCGTGACGACAGCACCAGCGGGGTGCCACCGAGCTCACTGACGGCGACCTCGAATGACACGCGGGTGCGTGTCGACGGCTTCTCGAAGATCAGCGCGATGGTCCGGCCGTCCAGCGCCGCCCGACGCCGCCGGTCCGCCCGATGTTCGTCTGCCCGGTCGAGCACGGCGGTCAGCTCGTCGGCAGACAGCTCGGTCACCGTCAGATAGCTGCGTGCCGGTCCGTTCGTCATGAGACCTCCTCTGCGACGGCCTCGACCGCCGACGCCAAGCGGGTGAGCATCTCGTCGAGCTCGTCGTCGGTGATGGTCAGCGGCGGCGCGAACCGAACCGCGTCAGGCGCCACGGCGTTGACGACGAGACCCTCCTCGAGCGCGACGGCGACCACACCGGCCGCGACCGGGGCGTCCAGCGTCACGGCGCGCAGCAGGCCCCGGCCGCGCTGGCCTGTGACCAGGGGCCGTGTCCCCACCATGTCGTCGATGCGCTCGGCGAACCGCGCGCCCAGGCCGGCTGCCCGATGGACAAGGCCGTCACGGTCGATGACGCCAAGGACCGCGAGCGCGGCGGCGCACACGACCGGTCCGCCGCCGAACGTCGTGGCGTGGTCCCCGGGTTCGAACACCTTGGCGGCCTCGCCGCGAGCGACGATCGCACCGATCGGCAACCCGTTGGCCAGCGCCTTCGCGAGGCAGACGACGTCCGGCTGCACCGGCGCACCCTCGAGGGCGGTCTGCCAGCCGTACCAGCTGCCCAGCCGTCCCAGGCCGGTCTGGACCTCGTCGACGATCAGCAGCGCGCCGACGCCGTCGCACGCGTCGCGCGCGGCCCGCAGGACCTCGGGCGGTACGGGTCGCACCCCTCCCTCGCCCTGCACGACCTCGACGAGCACGGCGCTGGTGCGGTCGTCGACCGCCGCGCGCAACGCTGCCGCGTCGTCGTGCGGCACGTGGATGACCCAGTCACCCAGTGGCTCGAAAGGCCGGTGCTTGGCCGGGTTGCCGGTGGCCTTGAGCGCACCGAGCGTGCGGCCGTGGAACCCACCCGACAGCGCCACCACCTTCACGGCGTCGGGATCACGGCGCCGCCCGTGCAAGCGTGCGAGCTTGATCGCAGCCTCGTTCGCCTCGGCGCCGGAGTTGCAGAAGAACGAGCGCGCGTCGGACCAGCCGAAGGTGTTCGCCAGCGCCTCGGCGAGGTCGATCTGCGGGCGCGTGAAGTACAGGTTCGACGTGTGCACGAGCGTCGACGCCTGCGCGGCGACCGCCTCGGCGACCTCGGGGTGTGCGTGGCCGAGCGCGGTGACCGCCAGGCCGGACAGCCCGTCCAGGTGCGGACGGCCGGCGCCGTCGTACAGCCACGCCCCCTCGCCACGGACGAACGCGACAGGCTGGCGCGTGTAGGTGTGCATGAGGGCCGCAGCCTCGCGGACCCGCACGTGGTCGAGGTCGTCGATCATTGAGGCACCTCCGTGTCGGTGTCCGCGGACGGCAGGATCATCGTGCCGATCCCGGCATCGGTGAAGATCTCGAGCAGCAGCGCATGCTCGACACGACCATCCAGCAGGTGGGCCTGGCCCACGCCGTGCTCGAGCGCGTCGATGCACCCCACGATCTTGGGCACCATGCCGGTCACGATCTCGCCGGTGGCGAGCATGTGCCGCAACTGCGTGACGCTGACCTCGCTGAGCAGGTTGCGGTCGTCGGAGCCGAACGAGTCGTACAGCCCGGCGACGTTGGTGAGGTAGATGAGCTTGTCGGCATCGAGCGCGCTGGCGACGGCCGATGCGACGGTGTCCGCGTTGACGTTGTAGTCCTGCCCGTCGTCGCCGCGCGCGACGGTCGCGACCACGGGCACGACGCCCCTGGCGAGCAGCGATCGGAGAACCTCGGGGTCGACGCGGGCGATCTCACCGACGTAGCCCAGAACAGGGTCGGCCGGGCGGGCCGTGATCAGCTGCGCGTCGGTGCCCGCCAGGCCCGCAGCGCGCGCGCCCGCCTGCGAGATCAGTCCGACCAGGTGCGGGTTGACCTGCCCGAGCAGCACGTACCGCACTGCTTCGAGCATCGCCCCGTCGGTCACACGACGCCCGTCGACGAACTCCGATCGCAACCCGAGCCGGTCCGCGAGCTGCGAGATCTGCGGGCCACCGCCGTGGACCACCACGACGTTGAGCCCGACCGATCGCAGCAGCGCGACGTCGGCGGCGAACGCCGACTCCATGCGCTCCGACGTCGCGCCCTTGCCGACGCTGCCGCCGATCTTGACGACCACCTTGCGATCGGCCCAGCGGGTTATCCACGGCAGGGCCTCGCGGAGCACGCGCGCCTTGTCCTGGGCGCGCACCGCCCGTGCCGGCAGTGCGGCCTGCGCCTCGTCGATCGCAGTCATGACGTGTGCCTACCGCTGACGCTGCTTGAGGCACTCATGTCGTGTACTCCGCGTTGATGGTGACGTAGTCGTGGGTCAGGTCGCACGTCAGGACCGTCGCATCGGCGTCGCCGAGGCCGAGATCGACCGTCACATCGATCTCGGAGCGGGACAGGATCGACGCCGCGTGCCCGTGGTCGAACGACGCGCCGACACCGAAGCGGCAGACGGTCACCGGCCCGAAGCGGATGTCGACCCTGCTGGGCACGAACGGCACGTCGCCGGCGCCCATCGCGGCGAGGACGCGTCCCCAGTTGGGATCACCACCGGCGAACGCGGTGCGGACCAGGACGCTGTCGGCGATCGCGCGTCCGAGGGCCGCGGCCGCGTCTGCGGACTCGGCTCCGGTCACGCGCAGGCGGATGAGGCGTGACGCGCCCTCTCCGTCCCGCACGATCTGCTCTGCCAGCGCGCCGAGCACGGCGGTGAGGCCCTCGGTGAACGCGGCGATGGTCGGCGCTCGGTCGGCCTCGCCGGTCGCCAGGACGATCACGGCGTCGTTGGTGCTCATGCAGCCGTCGACGGTGATGCGCCCGAAGGTCGTGCCGACGGCCTGCGCGACGATCGGCTGGAGGATCCGGGCCGGCACGGGTGCATCGGTCGTCACGACGCACAGCATGGTCGCCATGGCGGGCGCGATCATGCCCGAGCCCTTCGTGAACCCCCCGATCACACAGCCGCCCTCGGCATCGTCGAGCGCCAGAGCGATCGACTTCGGCGTGGTGTCGGTCGTCATGATGGCCCGAGCCGCGGCATCGCCGCCGTGGCCGTCGGCGGCGGCGATCGCCGCATCGACGCCTGCGAGCAGCTGATCGCGCTGGGGCAGTATCGGCTGGCCGATGACCCCTGTCGAGCACACGAGGACGTCCTCGGGCGCGCAGCCAAGAGCGGCAGCGGCGTGCGCGGCGCTGTCTGCCGCCACCTGCTCACCGTCGGGACCCGTGCACGCGTTCGCGTTGCCGGCATTGAGGACCACGGCCCTGGCGCGCCCGTCGGCGGCGTGGCGCGCGGTGACCTCGACGGGTGCCGCACGGACCTGGTTGGTGGTCTGCACGACCGCGACGTCGACCGTGCGCCCGACGTCGACCACCGCGACGTCGAGCGAGCCACTCGGCTTGAGCCCCGCGGCCACACCTGCGGCACGCACGCCGGCCACGGCGCAGATGCCACCGTCGAGACGCGTGAACGACGTCGCGGCACGCCCGTACCAGGCATCGGCCACGCCGGCGCCCGTGCCCGCGACCCCGCTCACGGGTAGAGCCCTGCGGTTGGCAGGCCGGCCGTCTCGGCGGTGCCGGTGGCCACGTTCGCGGCCTGGATCGCCTGGCCGGCCCCACCCTTGACGAGGTTGTCGATCGTGCAGG
Encoded proteins:
- the argF gene encoding ornithine carbamoyltransferase; its protein translation is MTNGPARSYLTVTELSADELTAVLDRADEHRADRRRRAALDGRTIALIFEKPSTRTRVSFEVAVSELGGTPLVLSSRDLQLGRGETVGDTARVLSRYVHGLVVRTFAQQRLEELAGYSTVPVVNALSDHSHPCQVLADLQTVRARLGALAGVRLAYVGDGNNVAHSLLRAGALAGMHVTVASPADHAPDPAVVAEATALAGASDGSVTVTDDPAVGVKGAQVVYTDVWASMGQDDERDARAATFRPYQVDAQLLARAADDAIVLHCLPAHRGEEIAADVIDGPRSAVWDQAENRLHAQKALLELLYGALS
- a CDS encoding acetylornithine transaminase — protein: MIDDLDHVRVREAAALMHTYTRQPVAFVRGEGAWLYDGAGRPHLDGLSGLAVTALGHAHPEVAEAVAAQASTLVHTSNLYFTRPQIDLAEALANTFGWSDARSFFCNSGAEANEAAIKLARLHGRRRDPDAVKVVALSGGFHGRTLGALKATGNPAKHRPFEPLGDWVIHVPHDDAAALRAAVDDRTSAVLVEVVQGEGGVRPVPPEVLRAARDACDGVGALLIVDEVQTGLGRLGSWYGWQTALEGAPVQPDVVCLAKALANGLPIGAIVARGEAAKVFEPGDHATTFGGGPVVCAAALAVLGVIDRDGLVHRAAGLGARFAERIDDMVGTRPLVTGQRGRGLLRAVTLDAPVAAGVVAVALEEGLVVNAVAPDAVRFAPPLTITDDELDEMLTRLASAVEAVAEEVS
- the argB gene encoding acetylglutamate kinase, with amino-acid sequence MTAIDEAQAALPARAVRAQDKARVLREALPWITRWADRKVVVKIGGSVGKGATSERMESAFAADVALLRSVGLNVVVVHGGGPQISQLADRLGLRSEFVDGRRVTDGAMLEAVRYVLLGQVNPHLVGLISQAGARAAGLAGTDAQLITARPADPVLGYVGEIARVDPEVLRSLLARGVVPVVATVARGDDGQDYNVNADTVASAVASALDADKLIYLTNVAGLYDSFGSDDRNLLSEVSVTQLRHMLATGEIVTGMVPKIVGCIDALEHGVGQAHLLDGRVEHALLLEIFTDAGIGTMILPSADTDTEVPQ
- the argJ gene encoding bifunctional glutamate N-acetyltransferase/amino-acid acetyltransferase ArgJ, whose protein sequence is MSGVAGTGAGVADAWYGRAATSFTRLDGGICAVAGVRAAGVAAGLKPSGSLDVAVVDVGRTVDVAVVQTTNQVRAAPVEVTARHAADGRARAVVLNAGNANACTGPDGEQVAADSAAHAAAALGCAPEDVLVCSTGVIGQPILPQRDQLLAGVDAAIAAADGHGGDAAARAIMTTDTTPKSIALALDDAEGGCVIGGFTKGSGMIAPAMATMLCVVTTDAPVPARILQPIVAQAVGTTFGRITVDGCMSTNDAVIVLATGEADRAPTIAAFTEGLTAVLGALAEQIVRDGEGASRLIRLRVTGAESADAAAALGRAIADSVLVRTAFAGGDPNWGRVLAAMGAGDVPFVPSRVDIRFGPVTVCRFGVGASFDHGHAASILSRSEIDVTVDLGLGDADATVLTCDLTHDYVTINAEYTT